In Solanum pennellii chromosome 3, SPENNV200, a single window of DNA contains:
- the LOC107015503 gene encoding uncharacterized protein LOC107015503 yields the protein MKVPENDPTNPIDSNSLLLQSLLDSIPHTQSFKGKWSLIRTKLSTLQSHLSDLSTAPINAFHNPLYNDLLQSLSVTLKDAFSLSSICHSANPPEGKLKTQNDIDSVAAKIDNHVRDLEVLVKNGVLQENGAVSTNITSKRETIRAESRNLITRLQIGTTESKNSVLDSLLGLLQEDDKNVLIAVAQGIVPVLVRLLDSSSSPEIKEKTVTAIAKISTVDSSKHVLIAEGLCILNNLLRVLESGSVLGKENACIALQALGHTKENARAIGSRGGISSLLEICQTGTPNSQAMAATVLKNLAVFQEINENFLEEDAIMILLRLSNSGTSLAQENAISCLCNLISEDTNMKLLVAREGGIESIKNFWDSAPSVQSLEAPVLMLRTLASFPSIADVIVDNEFLPRIVGVLNCGVLGVRIAAAKAIYELGYNTRTRKELGEIGCIPPLVRLTEGKSVEEKEAAASALSILMIYAGNRKIFRKEERGIVNAVQLLDPVVQNLDKRHPVSLLASLVYSKNCRKQMVASGACVHLQKLAEMEIEGAKKLLDCLSRGKLWGVFTRH from the coding sequence ATGAAAGTACCTGAAAACGATCCGACTAACCCCATTGACTCCAATTCCCTACTCCTTCAATCTCTTCTTGATTCCATTCCCCACACCCAAAGCTTCAAAGGCAAATGGTCTTTAATCAGAACCAAACTCTCTACCCTTCAGAGTCACCTTTCTGACCTCTCTACTGCCCCCATTAACGCTTTCCACAATCCACTTTACAATGACCTCCTTCAATCGCTGTCTGTCACTCTAAAGGATGCTTTTTCTCTTTCATCCATTTGCCACAGTGCGAACCCGCCTGAAGGTAAACTCAAGACCCAGAATGATATTGATTCCGTTGCTGCAAAAATTGATAACCATGTAAGGGATTTGGAGGTTCTTGTTAAGAATGGGGTTCTTCAAGAAAACGGTGCTGTTTCGACCAATATTACATCGAAGAGGGAGACTATACGGGCGGAATCGAGGAATCTGATAACACGGCTTCAGATCGGGACGACTGAGTCGAAGAACTCGGTTTTGGATTCGTTACTTGGGTTGTTACAGGAAGATGACAAGAATGTATTGATTGCAGTAGCTCAAGGGATTGTTCCGGTGCTTGTGCGGTTACTCGATTCCAGCTCTTCGCCGGAGATCAAGGAGAAGACAGTCACCGCCATTGCTAAAATCTCAACTGTTGATTCAAGCAAGCATGTTTTGATCGCTGAAGGTTTGTGTATTCTCAACAATCTTTTAAGGGTTCTTGAATCTGGGAGTGTTTTGGGGAAGGAAAATGCATGCATAGCTTTGCAAGCATTGGGTCATACAAAGGAGAATGCAAGAGCAATTGGGTCAAGAGGAGGAATTTCATCTTTGTTAGAAATTTGCCAAACGGGAACACCCAATTCTCAAGCTATGGCAGCTACAGTGCTAAAAAATTTAGCTGTTTTCCAAGAAATTAATGAGAATTTCCTTGAAGAAGACGCAATTATGATCCTTTTAAGGTTATCCAATTCGGGGACATCATTAGCCCAAGAAAATGCAATTTCTTGCTTGTGTAATTTGATTTCTGAGGATACCAATATGAAACTCTTGGTAGCCAGAGAAGGTGGAATCGAAAGCATCAAGAATTTCTGGGATTCTGCTCCTTCAGTCCAGAGTCTAGAAGCCCCTGTTCTTATGCTAAGAACGTTAGCTTCTTTCCCATCAATAGCTGATGTAATTGTGGACAACGAATTTTTACCTCGAATTGTCGGTGTTCTGAATTGTGGGGTTTTAGGTGTTAGGATTGCTGCAGCAAAAGCAATTTATGAGTTGGGATACAACACAAGAACCCGAAAAGAATTAGGCGAAATCGGGTGCATTCCGCCATTGGTGAGACTCACAGAAGGTAAATCCGTGGAAGAGAAAGAAGCAGCTGCAAGTGCATTGtcaattttgatgatttacGCTGGAAATCGAAAGATTTTCAGGAAGGAAGAAAGGGGTATTGTGAATGCAGTTCAGCTATTAGATCCTGTGGTACAAAACTTAGACAAAAGACACCCTGTTTCGTTATTGGCTTCGCTTGTTTACTCCAAGAATTGCCGGAAACAAATGGTGGCTTCAGGGGCTTGTGTGCATTTACAGAAGCTAGCTGAAATGGAGATTGAAGGAGCTAAAAAGCTCTTGGATTGTCTTAGTAGAGGCAAACTATGGGGAGTTTTCACCAGACATtga